From a region of the Pseudoxanthomonas sp. X-1 genome:
- a CDS encoding TonB-dependent siderophore receptor, whose protein sequence is MPFTRASLRLSRRPLPRCSVLAAGLALALSAQAQTQGGPADADQAQDLDRILVVSQRAQRVSNGATNLDLAIKDTPQSISVISREQMDAFGANTLNDALRLATGIQVEEWETNRTNYLSRGFEIENTQIDGIGLPNGWGIVTGAMDSYGYDKIEVIRGANGLLTGVGNAAGTINYVRKRPTNDEQGSVGISYGAWNTRREQVDYSSPITTDGSWAVRVVAAHEDGGSYLRDYDKERTFLYGVVDGQIGENGTLTAGYSWQQANSTGNMWGALTFNTIGGGQIGWSRSASTTQDWTYWNTNNQTGFVEYAQQLSPDWKLKVAYNYRRSAEDDQLFFAYTTTGLDPLTGEGLNGWPYKGRDKVTANLGTVELNGTYALFGRPQEAMLGFSLAQSESGGHYWSALSGFGALPGFPYAGDVVPEPLWGAPQPQDSLNQHIKRAYGATHVSLTERLKTVLGFNYTSFSRNGLAAGAYFEQSDSHTSPYAGLTWDFTPDVLGYVSYSDIYQPQDQQDILQNYLPPTKGKNYEIGVKANWLDQRLLTTLAVFDAKQDGLAVYRGLDPASGNYYYEPSDVESKGVELEVTGKVNDYLDLVFGYTHLKMDGEQGDDTYPWVPRNTANLAVSARLPSYSALSFGVSGRWQDKTVSGPDSYTGYTVSQDAHTVLDAFVGWDITRDLTLRVNARNITDRKYIGSLYQIGYYGAPRNTTASLEWRF, encoded by the coding sequence ATGCCGTTCACCCGCGCCTCCCTTCGCCTCTCCCGCCGGCCGCTGCCGCGCTGTTCCGTCCTGGCCGCCGGCCTGGCCCTGGCGCTGTCCGCCCAGGCGCAGACGCAGGGCGGACCGGCCGACGCCGACCAGGCCCAGGACCTGGACAGGATCCTGGTGGTCTCCCAGCGCGCGCAGCGCGTCAGCAACGGCGCCACCAACCTGGACCTGGCGATCAAGGACACGCCGCAGTCGATCAGCGTCATCAGCCGCGAGCAGATGGACGCCTTCGGCGCCAACACGCTCAACGATGCGCTGCGCCTGGCGACCGGCATCCAGGTGGAGGAGTGGGAGACCAACCGCACCAACTATCTCTCGCGCGGCTTCGAGATCGAGAACACGCAGATCGACGGCATCGGCCTGCCCAACGGCTGGGGCATCGTCACCGGTGCGATGGATTCGTACGGCTACGACAAGATCGAGGTGATCCGCGGCGCCAACGGCCTGCTGACCGGCGTGGGCAATGCGGCCGGCACGATCAACTACGTGCGCAAGCGGCCGACCAACGACGAGCAGGGCTCGGTCGGGATCAGCTACGGCGCGTGGAATACCAGGCGCGAGCAGGTGGACTACTCCTCGCCGATCACCACCGACGGCAGCTGGGCGGTGCGCGTGGTCGCCGCGCACGAGGACGGTGGCTCGTACCTGCGCGACTACGACAAGGAGCGCACCTTCCTCTACGGCGTGGTCGACGGCCAGATCGGCGAGAACGGCACGCTGACCGCGGGCTACTCGTGGCAGCAGGCCAACAGCACCGGCAACATGTGGGGCGCGCTGACCTTCAACACCATCGGCGGCGGCCAGATCGGCTGGAGCCGCAGCGCCTCCACCACCCAGGACTGGACCTACTGGAACACCAACAACCAGACCGGCTTCGTCGAGTACGCCCAGCAGCTCAGCCCGGACTGGAAACTGAAGGTGGCCTACAACTACCGGCGCAGCGCCGAGGACGACCAGCTGTTCTTCGCCTACACCACCACCGGCCTGGATCCGCTGACCGGCGAAGGATTGAACGGCTGGCCGTACAAGGGGCGCGACAAGGTCACCGCCAACCTGGGCACGGTCGAACTCAACGGGACCTATGCGCTGTTCGGCCGTCCGCAGGAGGCGATGCTGGGCTTCAGCCTGGCCCAGAGCGAAAGCGGGGGACACTACTGGTCGGCGCTGTCCGGTTTCGGCGCGCTGCCGGGCTTCCCCTATGCCGGCGACGTCGTGCCCGAACCGCTCTGGGGCGCGCCGCAGCCGCAGGACTCGCTCAACCAGCACATCAAGCGCGCCTACGGCGCCACGCATGTGTCCCTGACCGAGCGCCTGAAGACGGTGCTGGGCTTCAACTACACCTCGTTCTCGCGCAACGGCCTGGCCGCCGGCGCCTACTTCGAGCAGAGCGACAGCCATACCAGCCCTTATGCCGGCCTGACCTGGGACTTCACCCCCGACGTGCTGGGCTATGTCAGCTATTCGGACATCTACCAGCCGCAGGACCAGCAGGACATCCTCCAGAACTACCTGCCGCCGACCAAGGGCAAGAACTACGAGATCGGCGTCAAGGCCAACTGGCTGGACCAGCGCCTGCTGACCACGCTGGCGGTGTTCGATGCCAAGCAGGATGGCCTGGCGGTCTACCGCGGGCTGGACCCGGCCAGCGGCAACTACTACTACGAGCCTTCCGACGTGGAGTCCAAGGGCGTCGAGCTGGAGGTCACCGGCAAGGTCAACGACTATCTCGACCTGGTGTTCGGCTATACGCATCTGAAGATGGATGGCGAGCAGGGCGATGACACCTATCCCTGGGTGCCGCGCAATACGGCCAACCTGGCCGTCAGCGCGCGCCTGCCCAGCTACAGCGCGCTGTCCTTCGGCGTCAGCGGCCGCTGGCAGGACAAGACCGTCTCCGGCCCGGACAGCTACACCGGCTACACGGTTAGCCAGGACGCGCACACCGTGCTCGATGCCTTCGTCGGCTGGGACATCACCCGCGACCTGACCCTGCGCGTCAACGCACGCAACATCACCGACCGCAAGTACATCGGCAGCCTGTACCAGATCGGCTACTACGGCGCGCCGCGCAACACCACGGCCAGCCTGGAGTGGCGCTTCTGA
- a CDS encoding BlaI/MecI/CopY family transcriptional regulator — translation MAISEAEAVVMDVLWERSPLGADEVVAALARRNDWAEPTIKTLLNRLLNKGAIQATKEGRRYLYSPVLTRQAWVQQQSEGLLERVFGGRVAPLVAHFSQRGKLSAQDIAELKRLVQELDDEQ, via the coding sequence ATGGCGATCAGCGAGGCCGAGGCGGTGGTGATGGACGTGCTGTGGGAGCGCAGCCCGCTGGGCGCCGACGAGGTCGTCGCCGCGCTGGCCCGCCGCAACGACTGGGCCGAGCCGACCATCAAGACCCTGCTCAACCGCCTGCTCAACAAGGGCGCGATCCAGGCGACCAAGGAGGGGCGCCGCTATCTCTACTCGCCGGTGCTCACGCGCCAGGCCTGGGTGCAGCAGCAGAGCGAGGGACTGCTGGAGCGGGTGTTCGGCGGGCGCGTGGCGCCGCTGGTGGCGCATTTTTCGCAGCGCGGCAAGCTCTCGGCGCAGGACATCGCCGAGCTCAAGCGCCTGGTCCAGGAGCTGGACGATGAGCAGTGA
- a CDS encoding energy transducer TonB — MARAPEQAQEEGGSPFDYSRHAPPRYPKDAANNGISGRVVMLVDVAADGSVQDVQIEASRPAGVFEAVSVEAARKWKFKPVLEQGRPIAHRVRVPIDFEPDAPAASHDGVASAPARSRAPAAGGSAVADVAAPSHFMASR; from the coding sequence GTGGCGCGTGCGCCTGAGCAGGCGCAAGAGGAGGGGGGATCGCCCTTCGACTATTCCCGGCATGCGCCGCCGCGCTATCCCAAGGACGCCGCGAACAACGGCATTTCCGGGCGTGTGGTGATGCTGGTCGATGTGGCGGCAGACGGTTCAGTGCAGGACGTGCAGATTGAAGCATCCAGGCCCGCGGGCGTGTTCGAGGCCGTCTCGGTGGAAGCGGCACGCAAGTGGAAGTTCAAGCCGGTGTTGGAGCAGGGTCGGCCGATCGCCCATCGCGTGCGCGTGCCGATCGACTTCGAACCGGATGCGCCAGCTGCGTCGCACGACGGCGTTGCATCCGCGCCTGCCCGCTCGCGTGCGCCAGCCGCTGGTGGCAGCGCCGTGGCGGACGTCGCAGCGCCTTCCCACTTCATGGCGAGTCGCTGA
- the modC gene encoding molybdenum ABC transporter ATP-binding protein — MLDADLQLRRGHFTRHVRIHSDARLLALAGPSGAGKTSVLNAIAGLLRPVAGRIAVDGVVLFDSAAGIDVPVHRRRIGYVFQDARLFPHLDVRGNLRYGTHGRNAGARFGFEAVVELLGIGPLLQRRPRNLSGGEAQRVAIGRALLSQPALLLLDEPLSALDPARRGELIPYLRGVRTELQLPMLYVSHQPDEVQQLADAVHVLD, encoded by the coding sequence ATGCTGGATGCGGACCTGCAGCTGCGGCGCGGCCACTTCACCCGCCACGTGCGCATCCACAGCGATGCGCGCCTGCTGGCGCTGGCCGGGCCCTCCGGCGCGGGCAAGACCAGCGTGCTCAATGCCATCGCCGGGCTGCTGCGGCCGGTGGCCGGGCGCATCGCGGTCGATGGCGTGGTGCTGTTCGACAGCGCAGCCGGCATCGACGTGCCGGTGCACCGGCGCCGGATCGGCTACGTGTTCCAGGATGCGCGCCTGTTCCCGCACCTGGATGTGCGCGGCAACCTGCGCTACGGCACGCACGGGCGCAACGCCGGCGCGCGCTTCGGCTTCGAGGCGGTGGTCGAGCTGCTGGGCATCGGTCCGCTGCTGCAGCGGCGGCCGCGCAATCTCTCCGGCGGCGAGGCCCAGCGCGTGGCGATCGGCCGTGCCCTGCTGTCGCAGCCGGCGCTGCTGCTGCTGGACGAGCCGTTGTCCGCCCTGGATCCGGCGCGGCGCGGCGAGCTGATCCCCTACCTGCGCGGCGTGCGCACCGAACTGCAGCTGCCCATGCTCTACGTCAGCCACCAGCCCGACGAGGTGCAGCAGCTGGCCGATGCGGTGCACGTGCTGGACTGA
- the modB gene encoding molybdate ABC transporter permease subunit, which yields MFGFSPEELTAIALSLKVAAVAAVCSLPAAVAVAWLLARRRFPGRALLDALVHLPLVLPPVVVGYALLVTLGTRGAIGAWLLEHFGVRFAFRWTGAALACAVMGFPLMVRAIRLSIEQVDRRLEHAAATLGAPPWKVFATITLPLAWPGLVAGVVLAFAKALGEFGATITFVSNIPGQTQTISAAIYGLLQVPGAEAGIWRLAAVSVCISLAALVLSEWLVRRQRGRETEVL from the coding sequence GTGTTCGGTTTCTCGCCCGAAGAACTCACCGCCATCGCCCTGAGCCTGAAGGTGGCCGCGGTGGCGGCCGTGTGCAGCCTGCCGGCGGCGGTGGCGGTGGCCTGGCTGCTGGCGCGGCGGCGCTTTCCCGGGCGCGCGCTGCTCGATGCGCTGGTGCATCTGCCGCTGGTGCTGCCGCCGGTGGTGGTGGGCTATGCGCTGCTGGTGACGCTGGGCACGCGCGGGGCGATCGGGGCCTGGCTGCTGGAACACTTCGGCGTGCGCTTCGCCTTCCGCTGGACCGGTGCGGCGCTGGCCTGCGCGGTCATGGGCTTCCCGCTGATGGTGCGCGCCATCCGGCTGTCGATCGAACAGGTCGACCGCCGCCTGGAGCACGCCGCCGCGACCCTGGGCGCGCCGCCGTGGAAGGTGTTCGCCACCATCACCCTGCCGCTGGCCTGGCCCGGGCTGGTGGCCGGCGTGGTGCTGGCCTTCGCCAAGGCGCTGGGCGAATTCGGCGCCACCATCACCTTCGTCTCCAACATTCCCGGCCAGACGCAGACCATCTCCGCCGCCATCTACGGCCTGCTGCAGGTGCCCGGCGCCGAGGCCGGCATCTGGCGCCTGGCGGCGGTGTCGGTGTGCATCTCGCTGGCCGCGCTGGTGCTGTCCGAATGGCTGGTGCGCCGCCAGCGCGGGCGCGAGACCGAGGTGCTGTGA
- the modA gene encoding molybdate ABC transporter substrate-binding protein → MTCLFSRLLRAGLVLFATTALVAQAAEPTPVTVFAAASLKESMDQAAALYRTTTGTPVTVSYAASSTLARQIEQGAPADVFVSADLEWMDYLQQRALIDPASRHNLLGNTLVLVAPKASAVQVRLTQPDALNKALGEGRLAVGQVNAVPAGKYAKAALTSLRLWDGVQGRLAESDSVRSALLLVSRGESPLGIVYGSDAAADPTVRVVDTFPASSHPAIVYPVATLNAGTAPARAAFVQWLASPAAQAIFRQHGFTVLR, encoded by the coding sequence ATGACCTGCCTGTTCTCCCGCCTGCTGCGCGCAGGCCTGGTCCTGTTCGCCACCACCGCGCTAGTCGCGCAGGCGGCCGAGCCCACGCCGGTCACGGTGTTCGCCGCCGCCAGCCTGAAGGAGTCGATGGACCAGGCCGCCGCGCTCTACCGGACGACCACCGGCACCCCGGTCACCGTGTCCTACGCCGCCAGCTCGACGCTGGCGCGCCAGATCGAACAGGGCGCGCCGGCCGACGTGTTCGTCTCGGCCGACCTGGAATGGATGGACTATCTGCAGCAGCGTGCGCTGATCGACCCGGCCAGCCGCCACAATCTGCTCGGCAACACCCTGGTGCTGGTCGCGCCCAAGGCCAGCGCCGTGCAGGTCAGGCTCACCCAGCCCGACGCGCTGAACAAGGCGCTGGGCGAAGGCCGCCTGGCGGTCGGCCAGGTCAACGCCGTGCCCGCCGGCAAGTACGCCAAGGCGGCGCTGACCTCGCTGCGGCTGTGGGACGGGGTGCAGGGCCGGCTGGCCGAGTCGGACAGCGTGCGTTCGGCGCTGCTGCTGGTCTCGCGCGGCGAATCGCCGCTGGGCATCGTCTACGGCTCCGACGCGGCGGCCGACCCCACCGTGCGCGTGGTCGACACCTTCCCCGCCTCCAGCCATCCGGCCATCGTCTATCCGGTGGCCACGCTCAACGCCGGCACCGCGCCGGCGCGCGCCGCCTTCGTGCAGTGGCTGGCCAGCCCGGCCGCGCAGGCGATCTTCCGCCAGCATGGCTTCACGGTGCTGCGCTAA
- a CDS encoding OsmC family protein → MTTAAPITVVLEQEQDFVFRIHFEGIDAPDVLSDEGAPLGHDHGPRPSHLLLAAIANCLSASLLFALRKYKNAPGRLRASISAVGERNAEGRVRLPRAQVTLQLPEGSADYQHLERVLATFEDFCTVTQSVRQGIDVQVEVRDAQGQLLLGQAPAEAVL, encoded by the coding sequence ATGACCACCGCCGCCCCGATCACCGTCGTGCTGGAACAGGAGCAGGACTTCGTGTTCCGCATCCATTTCGAGGGCATCGACGCGCCCGACGTGCTGTCCGACGAAGGCGCACCGCTGGGCCACGACCACGGGCCGCGGCCCTCGCACCTGCTGCTGGCCGCGATCGCCAACTGCCTCTCCGCCAGCCTGCTGTTCGCGCTGCGCAAGTACAAGAATGCGCCCGGCCGGCTACGCGCCTCGATCAGCGCGGTGGGCGAGCGCAACGCCGAAGGTCGCGTGCGCCTGCCGCGCGCGCAGGTCACCCTGCAGCTGCCCGAAGGCAGTGCGGACTACCAGCACCTGGAGCGGGTGCTGGCGACCTTCGAAGACTTCTGCACCGTCACCCAGAGCGTGCGCCAGGGCATCGACGTGCAGGTTGAGGTGCGCGACGCCCAGGGCCAGCTGCTGTTGGGCCAGGCGCCGGCCGAGGCGGTCCTGTGA
- the trxC gene encoding thioredoxin TrxC codes for MSAPPLLIACPHCQARNRVPAERLAEAPTCGRCHQALFTGHPLALDAGTFDLHARDSDLPLLVDFWAPWCGPCRVMAPQFEAAAKQLEPRMRLAKVDTEAQPALGARFAIRSIPTMAVFLHGRELGRQSGALQAAQIVQWARRVAQG; via the coding sequence GTGAGCGCGCCGCCGCTGCTGATCGCCTGCCCGCACTGCCAGGCGCGCAACCGCGTGCCGGCCGAACGCCTGGCCGAGGCGCCGACCTGCGGCCGCTGCCACCAGGCCTTGTTCACCGGCCATCCGCTGGCGCTGGACGCCGGCACGTTCGACCTGCATGCGCGCGACAGCGATCTGCCGCTGCTGGTGGATTTCTGGGCGCCGTGGTGCGGGCCGTGCCGGGTGATGGCGCCGCAGTTCGAGGCCGCCGCCAAGCAGCTGGAGCCGCGCATGCGCCTGGCCAAGGTCGATACCGAGGCGCAGCCGGCGCTGGGCGCGCGCTTCGCCATCCGCAGCATTCCGACGATGGCCGTGTTCCTGCATGGCCGCGAGCTGGGCCGGCAGTCCGGCGCGCTGCAGGCGGCGCAGATCGTGCAATGGGCACGGCGCGTGGCGCAGGGCTGA
- a CDS encoding N-acetylmuramoyl-L-alanine amidase, with protein sequence MPDALPITADPLPYQDLLEARPLDRIDLVVIHCTELPDLATARHYGEQPRYASGTGNSGHWYIDRDGGVQQWIAPERVAHHVRGLNARSVGIELVNRGRYPHWLHADHQAMDEPYPEAQIEALLALLDRLRQTLPALRWIAGHEDLDTAQVPAEDAPTVLVARKRDPGPLFPWERVLARAGLERLLP encoded by the coding sequence ATGCCCGATGCCTTGCCGATCACCGCCGATCCCCTGCCCTACCAGGACCTGCTGGAGGCGCGGCCCCTGGACCGGATCGACCTGGTGGTCATCCACTGCACCGAGCTGCCGGACCTGGCCACCGCGCGCCACTACGGCGAACAGCCGCGCTATGCCTCGGGCACCGGCAACAGCGGGCACTGGTACATCGACCGCGACGGCGGCGTGCAGCAGTGGATCGCGCCCGAACGCGTCGCCCACCATGTGCGAGGCCTCAACGCGCGCAGCGTCGGCATCGAACTGGTCAACCGCGGCCGCTACCCGCACTGGCTGCACGCCGACCATCAGGCAATGGACGAGCCCTATCCCGAGGCCCAGATCGAGGCCCTGCTCGCCCTGCTCGACCGGCTGCGGCAGACGCTGCCGGCCCTGCGCTGGATCGCCGGACACGAGGACCTGGACACCGCCCAGGTGCCCGCCGAGGACGCGCCCACCGTGCTGGTCGCACGCAAGCGCGACCCGGGACCGCTGTTCCCGTGGGAACGCGTCCTGGCGCGCGCGGGGCTGGAGCGGTTGCTGCCCTGA